One genomic segment of Sminthopsis crassicaudata isolate SCR6 chromosome 2, ASM4859323v1, whole genome shotgun sequence includes these proteins:
- the CENPB gene encoding major centromere autoantigen B, whose protein sequence is MGPKRRQLTFREKSYIIQEVEKNPDLRKGEIARRFNIPPSTLSTILKNKRAILASERKFGVASTCRKTNKLSPYDKLEGLLIAWFQQIRAAGLPVNGIILKEKALRIAEELGMEDFTASNGWLDRFRRRHGVMTRNGVAKSRSQPAPPTQPPPLPRAPAPASAADGGSGGRRWWEEQLPALAEGYASQDVFNATETCLWYNFLPDQAPALGGEARPSPRRGTERLIVLLCANADGSEKLPPLVVGKLAKPQGSRAAGLPCDYTANPKGGVTAQELARYLKALDARMAEESRRILLLASRPAAPALDPSDLRHVQVAFFPSDTLQPLERGVVQQVKGHYRQALLLKAMAALEDHDRSRLQLGLTEALHFVAAAWEAVEPADIAACFREAGFGGGPGPDLDVTLKSDEEEEEEDEEEEEEEDNEEEEDEEEQGEEEGEEEGEEGEEGEEEEEEESSSEGLEADDWAQSGGGAGGSFLAYGAQYEQGGPAVQLLEAGEDSESESDEEDEEDDDDDDDDDDDDDDEDDEVPVPSFGEAMAYFAMVKRYLTSFPIDDRVQSHILHLEHDLVHVTRKNHARQASSRALAHQNLA, encoded by the coding sequence ATGGGCCCCAAGCGGAGGCAGCTGACGTTCCGGGAGAAGTCGTACATCATCCAGGAGGTGGAGAAGAACCCGGACCTCCGCAAGGGCGAGATCGCCCGGCGCTTCAACATCCCGCCGTCCACGCTGAGCACCATCCTGAAGAACAAGCGGGCCATCCTGGCGTCCGAGCGCAAGTTCGGCGTGGCCTCCACCTGCCGCAAGACCAACAAGCTGTCGCCCTACGACAAGCTGGAGGGGCTGCTCATCGCCTGGTTCCAGCAGATCCGCGCCGCCGGCCTGCCGGTCAACGGCATCATCCTCAAGGAGAAGGCGCTGCGCATCGCCGAGGAGCTGGGCATGGAGGACTTCACGGCCTCCAACGGCTGGCTCGACCGCTTCCGCCGGCGGCACGGGGTCATGACCAGGAACGGGGTGGCCAAAAGCCGCTCCCAGCCGGCCCCCCCCACGCAGCCGCCCCCCCTGCCCCGCGCCCCGGCCCCGGCCTCGGCGGCGGACGGCGGCAGCGGGGGCCGCCGCTGGTGGGAAGAGCAGCTGCCAGCGCTGGCCGAGGGCTACGCCTCCCAGGACGTCTTTAACGCCACAGAGACCTGTCTGTGGTACAACTTCCTCCCGGACCAGGCCCCTGCCCTGGGCGGCGAGGCCCGGCCCAGCCCCCGGCGCGGCACCGAGAGGCTCATCGTGCTCCTGTGTGCCAACGCCGACGGGAGCGAGAAGCTGCCGCCGCTGGTGGTGGGCAAGCTGGCCAAGCCCCAGGGCTCGCGGGCCGCAGGCCTGCCCTGCGACTACACAGCCAACCCCAAGGGGGGCGTCACGGCCCAGGAGCTGGCACGCTACCTCAAGGCCCTGGATGCACGCATGGCCGAGGAGTCCCGCCGCATCCTGTTGCTGGCCAGTCGGCCGGCCGCCCCAGCCTTGGACCCCTCCGACCTGCGGCACGTCCAGGTGGCCTTCTTCCCCTCCGACACCCTGCAGCCCCTGGAGCGGGGGGTGGTCCAGCAGGTCAAGGGGCACTACCGCCAGGCGCTGCTGCTCAAAGCCATGGCCGCCCTAGAGGACCACGACCGTTCCCGGCTGCAGCTGGGCCTCACCGAGGCCCTGCACTTCGTGGCCGCCGCCTGGGAGGCCGTGGAGCCCGCCGACATCGCGGCCTGCTTCCGTGAGGCCGGCTTTGGGGGTGGCCCTGGGCCTGACCTGGACGTGACTCTCAAGAGTgacgaggaagaggaggaggaggacgaggaggaggaagaggaggaggacaatgaggaggaggaggacgaagAGGAGCAAGgcgaggaggagggagaggaagagggagaggagggcgaggaaggagaggaagaggaggaagaggagagctCCTCTGAGGGGCTGGAGGCCGATGACTGGGCCCAAAGCGGTGGTGGGGCCGGAGGGAGCTTTCTGGCCTACGGCGCCCAGTACGAGCAGGGGGGCCCTGCTGTCCAGCTCCTGGAGGCCGGGGAGGACTCTGAGTCAGAGAGCGatgaggaggacgaggaggatgatgatgacgatgacgACGATGATGACGATGACGACGATGAAGACGACGAAGTGCCCGTGCCCAGCTTTGGTGAGGCCATGGCCTACTTCGCCATGGTCAAACGGTACCTGACCTCCTTTCCCATCGATGACCGTGTCCAGAGCCACATTCTCCACTTGGAGCACGATTTGGTCCATGTGACCAGAAAGAACCACGCCAGACAGGCGTCATCCCGAGCCCTGGCACACCAGAACTTGGCCTGA
- the SPEF1 gene encoding sperm flagellar protein 1 isoform X8: protein MAGGVDEEILHQLYLWVDNIPLSRPKRNLSRDFSDGVLAAEVVKFYFPKMVEMHNYVPANSVQQKVNNWIHLNRKVLHKLNFSVPEDVIQKIAQCSPGVVELVLIPLRQRLEEKKQKVQGVGSSQELGLQEGSNYMDVGFSQKPRGDGSTEPRKAGQLRGAKYSQALQGEPSFLVQIAEKEQELLASQETVQGLLQSES, encoded by the exons ATGGCGGGCGGCGTAGACGAAGAGATACTGCACCAGCTGTACCTGTGGGTGGACAACATCCCCCTGTCCCGGCCCAAGCGGAACCTCTCGCGGGACTTCAGTGACGGAG TCCTGGCTGCTGAGGTGGTGAAGTTTTACTTCCCCAAGATGGTGGAGATGCATAACTACGTTCCAGCCAATTCGGTGCAGCAGAAAGTCAACAACTGGATTCACCTGAACAG GAAGGTGTTACACAAGCTGAATTTCTCCGTCCCCGAGGATGTGATCCAGAAGATTGCCCAGTGCTCGCCGGGAGTGGTGGAACTCGTGTTGATCCCACTGCGACAGAGgctggaggaaaaaaagcaaaaagtgcaGGGGGTTGGCTCATCTCAG GAGCTCGGCCTCCAGGAAGGCAGTAACTATATGGATGTGG gtttttcccagaagccccgtGGGGATGGCTCCACAGAACCCCGGAAAGCAGGCCAGCTCAG GGGAGCCAAGTACAGCCAGGCCTTGCAAGGGGAGCCAAGCTTCCTCGTGCAAATCGCTGAGAAGGAACAAGAACTGCTGGCATCCCAGGAGACGGTCCAG GGTCTGCTACAGAGTGAAAGTTAG